In the genome of Podarcis raffonei isolate rPodRaf1 chromosome 17, rPodRaf1.pri, whole genome shotgun sequence, one region contains:
- the AVPR2 gene encoding vasopressin V2 receptor: MDDQKQMLNASSTLPVPTSNTSLPLSDDRDDALAQVEIAILASIFLLATLSNGLVLGALFRRTRRASPMHRFICHLCLADLTVALFQVLPQLIWDITDRFQGPDVLCRAIKYLQVVGMFASSYVIMAMTYDRHRAICRPMLAFRKGPATWHRLVVAAWTASFLLSLPQLFIFSKTKLPSGAHECWAHFAEPWGVRAYVTWVTLMVFVFPTFFIATCQAMIFREVHRSLRLGPEGALRGRDSRQGQSPISGAVSKTAKMTLAIVLIYVFCWAPFFLVQLWSVWDPQAPLDGPAFTLLMLLASLNSCTNPWVYATFSSSISGELQQIFCPRLARQQISSLHEDSTFTASFSLGRDALS, encoded by the exons ATGGATGACCAG AAGCAAATGCTCAACGCCTCTTCCACGCTGCCTGTCCCCACCTCCAACACCTCCCTCCCTCTATCTGACGACCGGGACGACGCTCTAGCCCAAGTGGAAATCGCCATCTTGGCCTCCATCTTCCTGCTAGCCACTCTGAGCAATGGGCTGGTGCTGGGAGCCCTCTTCCGCCGCACTCGCCGGGCCAGCCCCATGCACCGCTTCATCTGCCACCTCTGCCTGGCCGACCTGACCGTGGCGCTCTTCCAGGTGCTGCCACAGCTCATCTGGGACATCACCGACCGCTTCCAGGGCCCGGATGTCTTGTGCCGCGCCATCAAGTACTTGCAGGTGGTTGGCATGTTTGCCTCTTCCTACGTCATTATGGCCATGACTTACGACCGCCACCGAGCCATCTGCCGGCCCATGCTGGCTTTCCGGAAGGGCCCAGCCACCTGGCATCGCCTGGTGGTGGCAGCATGGACCGCATCCTTCCTCCTCAGCCTCCCACAGCTCTTCATCTTCTCCAAAACCAAGCTGCCCAGCGGAGCCCACGAGTGCTGGGCTCACTTTGCAGAGCCCTGGGGAGTTCGGGCTTATGTCACGTGGGTGACTCTGATGGTCTTTGTCTTCCCCACTTTCTTCATTGCTACCTGCCAGGCCATGATTTTCCGTGAGGTCCACCGCAGCCTGCGCCTGGGGCCAGAAGGAGCATTGCGGGGCCGGGACAGCCGGCAGGGGCAATCCCCCATTTCCGGGGCTGTGTCGAAGACTGCAAAGATGACCCTGGCCATTGTGCTTATCTACGTGTTTTGCTGGGCCCCCTTTTTCCTAGTCCAGCTGTGGTCTGTGTGGGATCCTCAGGCCCCGCTAGACG GTCCAGCTTTCACCCTCCTGATGCTCCTCGCCAGTCTCAACAGCTGCACCAACCCCTGGGTCTACGCCACCTTTAGCAGCAGTATTTCGGGTGAGCTGCAACAAATCTTCTGTCCCAGACTGGCCCGTCAGCAGATTAGTTCCCTGCATGAGGACTCCACCTTCACTGCCAGCTTCTCCCTGGGACGGGATGCCCTTTCCTGA
- the LOC128405356 gene encoding EKC/KEOPS complex subunit LAGE3-like — protein MGGGGGGGDGRSGAAGGSAVSRPGLAFELRIPFPSSSLAQIALGSLAPDPEPRKEGISKELDVTEDILHVRWRADEARILRVSISPFLEHLSLVVETMDLFGPPVA, from the exons atgg ggggaggcggcggcggcggcgatggAAGGAGCGGCGCGGCCGGAGGGAGCGCTGTGTCCCGGCCAGGCCTCGCCTT TGAGCTGAGGATCCCTttcccatcatcatcattggCCCAGATTGCGCTGGGCTCCCTGGCCCCTGACCCCGAGCCCCGCAAAGAAGGGATCAGCAAGGAACTGGATGTGACGGAGGACATCTTGCATGT tcgATGGAGAGCAGATGAAGCCCGGATTCTGCGTGTGTCCATCAGCCCCTTCCTGGAGCATCTCTCCTTAGTGGTGGAAACGATGGACCTCTTTGGGCCTCCTGTGGCTTGA
- the LOC128404837 gene encoding caveolin-2-like, with protein sequence MINNDYLIECKLDPEDPHLQEPGSPMFLQSAINTPPKADPRDPRGINQHLKLEFSDILAEPSSFRSFDRVWTWSDIVFESSRLWCYRIISLLCAVPVSLFSGFLFACLGCLHIWCVMPCIQLCTMAMPPVRTLWASILDVVVAPLFTSLGRCCSAIYLTVTQK encoded by the exons ATGATCAATAATGATTATTTGATTGAGTGCAAGTTGGATCCAGAAGACCCTCATTTGCAGGAGCCGGGATCTCCCATGTTCCTGCAGTCCGCTATCAACACACCACCCAAAGCAGACCCTCGGGACCCGCGTGGGATCAACCAGCACCTTAAG CTGGAATTCTCCGACATTCTTGCTGAACCTTCCTCGTTTCGCAGCTTTGACCGGGTTTGGACCTGGAGCGACATCGTCTTTGAGAGTTCGCGCCTCTGGTGCTACCGCATCATCTCGCTGCTGTGTGCTGTGCCCGTCTCCCTATTCTCGGGCTTTCTCTTTGCCTGCCTAGGCTGCCTGCACATCTG GTGTGTGATGCCCTGCATCCAGCTCTGCACAATGGCAATGCCTCCGGTTCGCACCCTCTGGGCCAGCATCCTGGATGTGGTGGTGGCCCCACTTTTCACCAGCCTGGGCCGCTGCTGCAGCGCCATCTACCTCACCGTTACTCAGAAGTGA